In Pseudofrankia saprophytica, one genomic interval encodes:
- a CDS encoding alpha/beta hydrolase, with product MTTEAGGERRRASFADFVRFLETADPELIATRMPQGPDTAALTAHYPELARVEVREVNVDGAGGMPARLYREAGRATGSALVWAHGGGFVTGDLAMPEANWVGLTLASRGIPVLSVEYRKCLGGIHFPTPSDDLLDAWLWAVKNAGELQAEPTGIHLGGASAGGNLAAGVTKRLRDGAGPLPASLLLLYSVLHPRLPEPSADLRAKTEALTGEFLTADMAPEISLNFTGTEAALTDPYAFPAGGDVAGQPPVYVLNSDADSLRSSGEAYAAQLATASVPVRVEFEPGSRHGHLNEPFTAAGERSLDRMTAWLTAARA from the coding sequence GTGACCACTGAGGCAGGCGGTGAGCGACGCCGAGCGTCCTTCGCCGACTTCGTCCGATTCCTGGAGACGGCGGACCCCGAGCTGATCGCGACGCGGATGCCGCAGGGCCCGGACACCGCCGCCCTCACGGCCCACTACCCCGAACTGGCCCGGGTCGAAGTACGGGAGGTGAATGTCGACGGTGCCGGAGGGATGCCGGCGCGGCTCTACCGCGAGGCGGGCCGGGCGACCGGCTCCGCGCTGGTCTGGGCGCACGGCGGCGGCTTCGTCACCGGGGACCTGGCCATGCCGGAGGCGAACTGGGTCGGCCTGACCCTGGCGTCACGGGGCATCCCGGTGCTGTCGGTCGAGTACCGCAAGTGTCTCGGCGGCATTCACTTCCCGACGCCGTCCGATGACCTCCTCGACGCCTGGCTGTGGGCGGTCAAGAACGCCGGTGAACTTCAGGCGGAGCCGACGGGGATCCACCTGGGCGGGGCCAGCGCGGGCGGGAACCTGGCCGCGGGGGTGACCAAGCGGCTTCGCGACGGTGCCGGACCGTTGCCGGCCTCCCTGCTGCTCCTCTACAGCGTTCTGCACCCGCGGCTGCCGGAGCCGAGCGCCGATCTGCGCGCCAAGACCGAAGCGCTGACCGGTGAGTTCCTCACCGCCGACATGGCCCCCGAGATCAGCCTGAACTTCACCGGCACCGAGGCGGCCCTGACGGACCCCTATGCGTTTCCCGCGGGCGGCGACGTCGCCGGGCAACCGCCGGTCTATGTGCTCAACTCCGACGCGGACTCCCTGCGCTCCTCGGGTGAGGCCTACGCCGCGCAGCTCGCGACGGCCAGCGTCCCGGTCCGGGTCGAGTTCGAGCCTGGCTCCCGCCACGGGCATCTCAACGAGCCGTTCACGGCGGCCGGCGAACGCAGCCTGGACCGGATGACGGCCTGGCTCACCGCCGCGCGGGCCTGA
- a CDS encoding glycoside hydrolase family 78 protein, whose product MSRPWNGSFIAAPARPTGQAPAPAPAPYLRREFTVGPGLRSATLHVTALGLIEAHLNGARVGDEVLAPGWTSYQHRLVVSSHDVTSLLMEGTNALGAILGEGWAVGRLTWEEGRRGVWADRPAGFLRLDLDYGDRAETVGGDDGWRAGTGAILADSIYDGETYDARRHPDGWSEPGFDDSAWSAVDVVEHDLDTLIAPEAPPIRRIEELPPDAILTTPAGRTVVDFGQNLSGWVRLTVQGEPGTTITLRHAETLIDGEIDFRTNRTALATDRYTSRGDVGGETWEPRFTFHGFRYVEVDGWPGELDADALRAVVVHSDLRRTGWFETSNELVNQLHRNVVWSMRGNVVGVPTDCPQRDERLGWTGDLNAFGSTAVFLYDVSGLLGSWLADLAAEQRAKGYVPVVVPDALSMPITTPTALWGDAAVSVPWALYQEYGDPEILARQYDSMTAFIDSVESKLDERGLWNSGFQFGDWLDPDAPPTNPAGGKTDAYLVACAYLCRTTSELAHAADALGRAQDAARYSKLHQRVRAAFRDEWVTPAGLVANDTVTAYALAICFDILRPAQVERAGRRLAELVAKAEHRISTGFAGTPLVAHALSRTGHLDTAYKLLLQTECPSFLYPVTQGATTIWERWDAITPDGALHDTGMTSLNHYALGAIADWLHRVVGGLQPAEPGYRRIRIAPQPGGDLSYAAVTHDTPHGRVRAAWRHDPTGRMTVDVTVPTGTTADVVLPRHPDGLAVHVDAGEHHWEYDLPTPVRPAYTLDTPLKVLFHDQATWTALHSVLRQHLPQFGDADTGTEPSLPDLRTLLGYFPEQAPAMERDLSAVLAALTSTPVGS is encoded by the coding sequence GTGTCCCGCCCATGGAATGGCAGCTTCATCGCCGCACCGGCTCGTCCAACCGGGCAGGCGCCGGCCCCTGCCCCGGCGCCGTACCTGCGGCGGGAGTTCACGGTCGGCCCGGGCCTGCGGTCGGCCACCCTGCACGTCACGGCGTTGGGGCTGATCGAGGCTCACCTGAACGGAGCCCGCGTCGGCGACGAGGTGCTCGCGCCCGGGTGGACCTCATATCAGCACCGGCTGGTCGTGAGCAGCCATGACGTCACCAGCCTGCTGATGGAGGGCACGAACGCGCTCGGCGCCATCCTTGGCGAGGGCTGGGCGGTGGGCCGGCTGACATGGGAGGAAGGCCGACGGGGCGTGTGGGCCGATCGCCCGGCCGGGTTCCTGCGGCTCGACCTCGACTACGGCGACCGGGCCGAGACCGTCGGCGGTGACGACGGCTGGCGGGCCGGCACCGGCGCGATCCTCGCCGACAGCATCTACGACGGCGAGACCTACGACGCCCGGCGCCACCCGGACGGCTGGAGCGAACCCGGCTTCGACGACTCCGCGTGGTCGGCGGTCGACGTCGTCGAGCACGACCTCGACACCCTGATCGCCCCGGAGGCGCCACCGATCCGGCGGATCGAGGAACTGCCGCCGGACGCGATCCTGACCACCCCGGCGGGGCGGACCGTCGTCGACTTCGGCCAGAACCTCTCCGGCTGGGTCCGCCTCACCGTCCAGGGCGAGCCCGGCACCACGATCACCCTGCGGCACGCCGAGACGCTGATCGACGGCGAGATCGACTTCCGCACCAACCGCACCGCGCTCGCCACCGACCGGTACACGTCGCGCGGCGACGTCGGCGGGGAGACGTGGGAGCCGCGGTTCACGTTCCACGGTTTCCGCTACGTCGAGGTCGACGGCTGGCCTGGGGAGCTGGACGCCGACGCGCTGCGGGCGGTGGTCGTGCACAGCGACCTGCGCCGGACCGGCTGGTTCGAGACGTCGAACGAGCTGGTCAACCAGCTGCACCGCAACGTCGTCTGGTCCATGCGCGGCAACGTCGTCGGGGTGCCGACGGACTGCCCGCAGCGCGACGAGCGCCTCGGCTGGACCGGCGACCTCAACGCCTTCGGCTCCACCGCCGTCTTCCTCTACGACGTCAGCGGCCTGCTGGGCTCATGGCTGGCCGACCTCGCGGCCGAGCAGCGGGCGAAGGGCTACGTCCCGGTCGTCGTTCCGGACGCGCTGTCCATGCCGATCACCACGCCCACCGCGCTGTGGGGCGACGCCGCGGTGAGCGTGCCCTGGGCGCTCTACCAGGAGTACGGCGACCCGGAGATCCTCGCCCGCCAGTACGACTCCATGACCGCCTTCATCGACAGCGTCGAGAGCAAGCTCGACGAGCGCGGCCTGTGGAACTCGGGTTTCCAGTTCGGCGACTGGCTCGACCCGGACGCGCCGCCCACCAACCCGGCCGGCGGCAAGACGGACGCCTACCTCGTCGCCTGCGCCTACCTGTGCAGGACGACCAGCGAGCTCGCCCACGCGGCCGACGCTCTGGGCCGCGCGCAGGACGCGGCCCGCTACTCGAAGCTGCACCAGCGCGTCCGCGCGGCGTTCCGCGACGAATGGGTCACCCCCGCCGGCCTGGTCGCGAACGACACCGTCACCGCCTACGCCCTGGCCATCTGCTTCGACATCCTGCGCCCCGCCCAGGTCGAGCGGGCCGGACGCCGGCTCGCCGAGCTCGTCGCCAAGGCCGAGCATCGCATCAGTACGGGCTTCGCCGGCACGCCGCTCGTCGCGCACGCCCTGAGCCGCACCGGCCACCTCGACACGGCCTACAAGCTGCTGCTCCAGACCGAATGTCCCTCGTTCCTCTACCCGGTCACCCAGGGCGCGACGACGATCTGGGAACGGTGGGACGCGATCACCCCGGACGGCGCCCTGCACGACACCGGCATGACCTCGCTGAACCACTACGCCCTCGGCGCCATCGCCGACTGGCTGCACCGCGTCGTCGGTGGCCTGCAACCCGCCGAGCCCGGCTACCGCCGGATCCGGATCGCCCCACAGCCAGGCGGCGACCTCTCGTACGCGGCCGTCACTCACGACACCCCGCACGGACGGGTCCGCGCCGCCTGGCGGCACGATCCCACCGGCCGCATGACCGTGGACGTCACCGTCCCCACCGGCACCACCGCCGACGTGGTCCTCCCGCGCCATCCGGACGGGCTGGCCGTCCACGTCGACGCGGGCGAGCACCACTGGGAGTACGACCTCCCGACGCCCGTCCGGCCCGCCTACACCCTCGACACCCCGCTGAAGGTCCTCTTCCACGACCAGGCGACCTGGACCGCGCTGCACTCCGTGCTCCGCCAGCACCTGCCGCAGTTCGGCGACGCCGACACCGGCACTGAGCCATCACTGCCAGACCTGCGCACCCTGCTGGGCTATTTCCCCGAACAGGCGCCGGCCATGGAACGCGACCTGTCCGCCGTCCTCGCGGCCCTCACATCCACACCCGTCGGCTCGTGA
- a CDS encoding glycoside hydrolase family 1 protein → MSQFPDGFLWGAATAAHQVEGGNVNADLWASEWAPGSHFAEPSGDACDHYHRYPEDIGLLAGLGLNAYRFGVEWSRIEPEEGFFSRAALDHYRRMVGTCLEHGVTPVVTYNHFTTPRWFAAAGGWNGTGAVDRFARYAARVTEHIGDLVPWICTFNEPNVISLMVHLGLAPAAAREDGLGLAAAADDQPAPSGQSGSGGSWPVPSVEVMAAAHRKAVEAIRSGPGNPAVGWTLALIDLQPAEGGEQRWAATRQAAELDWLDVSRDDDFVGVQTYTRERVGPDGVLPVPDGVPTTQTGWEVYPQALGHTVRLAAEHARVPILVTENGMATADDDARTAYTAAALEGLAGCVADGVEVRGYLHWSLLDNFEWTSGFAMTFGLIAVDRTTFARTVKPTARWLGEVARANKLP, encoded by the coding sequence ATGAGCCAGTTCCCCGACGGCTTTCTCTGGGGTGCCGCGACCGCCGCCCATCAGGTCGAGGGCGGCAACGTCAACGCCGACCTGTGGGCCAGTGAATGGGCGCCCGGATCGCATTTCGCCGAGCCGTCCGGCGACGCCTGCGACCACTACCACCGCTATCCCGAGGACATTGGCCTGCTCGCCGGGCTCGGGCTGAACGCCTACCGGTTCGGGGTCGAATGGTCGCGGATCGAGCCCGAGGAGGGCTTCTTCTCCCGGGCCGCGCTCGACCACTACCGCCGCATGGTCGGCACCTGCCTCGAACACGGCGTCACCCCCGTCGTCACCTACAACCACTTCACGACGCCCCGCTGGTTCGCCGCGGCCGGCGGCTGGAACGGCACCGGCGCCGTCGACCGGTTCGCCCGGTACGCCGCCCGGGTCACCGAACACATCGGCGACCTGGTGCCCTGGATCTGCACCTTCAACGAGCCGAACGTGATCTCGTTGATGGTCCACCTCGGCCTGGCCCCGGCCGCCGCCCGCGAGGACGGCCTCGGCTTGGCGGCTGCCGCCGACGACCAGCCAGCCCCGTCGGGTCAGTCGGGATCGGGCGGGAGCTGGCCGGTCCCCTCCGTCGAGGTGATGGCCGCCGCGCACCGCAAGGCCGTCGAGGCGATCAGGTCCGGGCCCGGAAACCCCGCCGTCGGCTGGACCCTCGCCCTCATCGACCTGCAGCCCGCCGAAGGCGGCGAGCAGCGCTGGGCCGCCACCCGCCAGGCGGCCGAGCTCGACTGGCTCGACGTCTCCCGCGACGACGACTTCGTCGGCGTCCAGACCTACACCCGGGAACGCGTCGGACCGGACGGCGTCCTGCCGGTGCCCGACGGCGTCCCGACGACGCAGACCGGCTGGGAGGTCTACCCCCAGGCACTGGGGCACACGGTCCGGCTCGCGGCCGAGCACGCCCGGGTGCCGATCCTGGTCACCGAGAACGGCATGGCCACCGCCGACGACGACGCCCGCACCGCCTACACCGCGGCCGCCCTCGAGGGACTGGCCGGCTGCGTCGCCGACGGCGTCGAGGTGCGCGGCTACCTCCACTGGTCGCTACTCGACAACTTCGAATGGACGTCCGGCTTCGCGATGACGTTCGGACTGATCGCCGTCGACCGGACCACCTTCGCCCGCACCGTCAAACCGACCGCGCGATGGCTCGGCGAGGTCGCCCGTGCCAACAAGCTCCCCTGA